In Desulfonatronum thiodismutans, the genomic window GCCGGAGGCAGTTTTCTGGACCTCTTTCCTCTGCGCGGCCTGACGTCGGAGAATTGGCATGAGCTGAGTTGGCCCATGCGTGTTCTGGATTATTTCTGGCACCTGACCCTGCCCGTAGCGGCCATGGTCATCGGCGGATTCGCCGGTCTGACCATGCTCACCAAGAACTCCTTCCTGGAAGAGATCAACAAGCAGTACGTGACCACGGCCCGCTCCAAGGGCCTCGCGGAGCGACGGGTGCTCTACGGCCACGTGTTCCGCAACGCCATGCTCATCGTGGTCGCCGGTTTTCCCAGCGCCTTTATCGGGATTCTGTTCACCAGCGCCTTGCTCATTGAGGTGATCTTCTCCCTGGACGGACTCGGCCTGCTGGGCTTCGAGGCGGCCATCAACCGGGACTATCCGGTGATGTTTGGAACCCTGTACATCTTCACCTTGCTGGGGCTGCTGCTCAACCTGATCGGCGACTTGATGTACACGCTGATCGATCCGCGCATCGACTTCGAGTCACGAGGATGATCCCCGCCTGGTCAGTTCAACCTCTGGTCAACCCAGCACCCGATCAACTCGGCATGTTGGCGCGGGCGAACATGACCAGGGCCATGGCCCCGGCCTGAGCTACGTTCAGCGATTGCATCTCTCCCGGCATGGGGATGAACAGCTTGTGGTCGCACCTTTTGAGGACGTTTGGCCGAATGCCCTTGTCCTCGTTGCCCAGCACCAGCACGGCTGGGAAGGTCGGGGTGAATGAGAACAGATTTTCCGCGTCGCCGCCGACCACCGTGCCGTACACCGTGCAGCCTTGGTCCATGCAGTATTCCAGGCTTCTGGCCAGGTTGGTAACTTGGGCGATGGGCAGGCGGTTCAACGCTCCGGCGCTGGCTTTGGCGGCCACGGCTCCGGGAAACGCGGTTCTGTTCTTGGGCAGGATGATTCCCGCCCCACCCAGGGCGACCATGGACCTGGCCAAGGTCCCTAGGTTTCCGGGGTCCTGGACCTGGTCCAAGGCAAGGACCAAGGGCAGGGGAGCCGTCGCGGCCCGCTCCAGGACCGCGGCCATATTCGTGAAGCCCGGTTGAAAAATCCGGGCCAGCACGCCCTGATGGTTCCCGGGGTGAATACGTCGCATCTCCGCGTCAGTGACCTTGCGATAGCGGACCTTTTGGCTCTTGCAGACGTCCACGATGCGTTCCAAGGCATACGATCTGACGCCGTCCTGAATATATACAACGTCCACCTGTTCAGGTTTGGAAAACAAAACTTCTTGAACAGGCTTGCGCCCCACAGTCCAACAGCCTTGATCCTCGTCGATATCATGACTCATCTTGCCACTCTGCTCTCTTTTTGGAATTTTATCTTGCATTTCAGTATGTTTTTCGTTAAACGACCACGGAGTTAACAACTCGGTCAACAAATCTTCTCGAAATATCAATGAGATCGCTCACCCGTATCCCCTCATGAGCCCCATGCCCATGGAGACCACATGAACATCCGATTGTCTTTTCTCGTTTTGATGACGTTATTGCTACTGTCCGCCTGCGCGGCCCATCAGAAACCGTCTTCCCATACAGCTCTGCCCGACGGGGGCAAAGATGCTCGAATAGCCGCCGAAGGACAACCCGGCGCATCGATTTTGCTCGATGGGGAAGAACACCTTTCACTCCTCGACCCTCCTCTGGATGCCTACGGACGAATCGACGTGGATACCGACTCCCCGCTGACGGACGCAGAGAAAAAAGCTTTGGAATCGCCTTTGGAGTTCGAATTTGTCCTGGATATTCAGGAGACCAGGGAAGTAGAACGCTTTTTCCGCTATTTCACTCATGAGGGTCGTGAGCGTTTCGAAATGTGGCTGAAGCGATCCGAACAGTTTCTCCCAGAGGTACGCGACATTTTCGCCGAATACGGTCTGCCTCATGACTTGATCTATCTTCCGTTCCTGGAAAGCGGCTACAACCCCATGGCCTATTCCCGTGCCGGTGCCGGCGGCATGTGGCAATTCATGCCCAGGACTGGTCAATCCTTCGGAATGACCTTTGATTGGTGGCTCGATCAACGCCGCGACCCCCGGATGTCCACCCATGGCGCCGCCGCTTACCTCTCCCGACTGTACGACATGTTTGGGGACTGGAATCTGGCCCTGGCCGCCTACAACGCTGGGGAAGGGCGTATTTCCAGAGCCATGCAGCGCAGCGGAACGGACAACTACTTCGACCTGGCCGCCATTAACAACCTTCTGGCTCTGGAAACACGGCACTACGTACCCAAGTTCATGGCCATATTGAAAATTATCCAGAATCTTGAGGAACTGGGCTTTGATCCCATTGACTGGGGCAACACCCCAAAACTGGCGGAAATCGAGATTAAAGGCGGAACGGATCTCGTAGCTCTGGCCAATTCCTGCGGCATGGACTGGGACGCATTTCGCCAACTTAATCCCGCATTTCGACGTCAAGTGAGCCCTCCGGGCATGAATCTGACCATCTTCGTCCCCGAAGACAAACAGGCAACCGTGCAGGCCTACCTGAAAAAGCCCGCCGCGGCTCCGTTTTCAGGCTTTCAGCGCTACCAAGTCCGCCGTGGCGACTCCTGGTACGCCCTATCCTCCCGTTTCGACACGCCCATCAACGTCCTGAAGCGCATCAACAACAGAACCAGCAACACGCTACGCATCGGCGAATCCGTGATGGTTCCCGCATCCCCAGCAGCAGTGGCCGCTGCTCAGCAAACCGGCGGAGCCTCCGCGACCCAGCAACGGGCCAGCCAGCGCGCCAACCATGTGGTCCAGTCGGGAGATACGTTGTGGAGCCTGTCCAGGCGACACGGGGTTACGGTTCAAACCCTGGCCCAGGCTAACGGCATAACGACCGGCTCCACATTGCGCGTCGGACAGCGACTGTACATTCCCCAGATCGACCGCTCAGGAACTCGGACGGCGTCGTCCACGACCAATGTTGTCCAGTACCGTGTCCGCAGCGGCGACACCTTGTGGCGCATAGCCCAGCGTTATGGCGTGACAACCAACAACCTGGTCGCATGGAACAAGCTGCCGAGCAACGGGCTGATCCGCCCTGGTGACAACCTCAAGATTTACGTTACACAGTAACGCGGGGCGAGCCGATTGGCTCGATACTATCCGACCTCGCCAAGAGCGGATGAAAGCAACTCCCGAACGGGTTCGTTCGGGAGTTCTTTTTTGGTCCAGAGCCGAAACTGTCCCTGGGCCTGGGCGATGAACATCTCCAGCCCGCCGAGGAACGGAATCCCGCTTTCCTTGGCTTGGCGGAGAAAACAGGTCTCACGTGGATTGTAGATCAGGTCGTAGGCGATGCGAATATTGGACATTTTGCCGGGCCAAGGGCTCATTTCCTCAAACTTGCCGGACATGCCCAACGGAGTGGCGTTGACTAGCAGGTCTGCGCTCCATTGCCCGCGTTCTTCCCAGGGAAGCCCTTCGCAGCCCGCCTCTCGGGCCAGGGCTTTGGTCTTTTCCGGACTCCGTCCGCAAACCGTGACGCGTTTAACGCCGATCCGTTTCAAACCCCAGACCGCGGCTCTGGACACCCCCCCGACGCCAAGGATCAGCGCCGTCCTGATCCGGCTCCGCATGGCCGTCAATGGTTCCAGGAAGCCCTGGACATCCGTGTTGTCCCCCCAGAGTTCCCCGTCGCGCCAGAACAACGTATTCACGGCTCCGGCGCGCATCGCGTCGGCGGTCAGTCCGTCCAGGTACGGCATGATCGCGCGCTTATGAGGGATGGTCACGCTGGCCCCATGGATCGGTAAAGACCGTAGGGCCGCGACGAATTCCGGCAGCCTGTCGGTCGGCATCGGCCATCGACAATAAACAGCCCCCAAATTGTAGTGTTGGAAGCCCCAGTTGTGGAGCAGCGGGCTCAAGCTGTGCCCCAACGGATGCCCGATAATTCCGTAGAGTCGCTCAGGGATGAAGATCGGCTTGATTGCAATCATGGCGGAGAAGTAGGGGCGGGTTTGAAACCCGCCCCTCCTGAAGGTAGAAAACCAATATCCAGCAGTTGGGAGTTTTTCAACGAACCGTCAGCCCTTGACCGCGTCGGCCCCGGCCTGAATCGCCTGTTCGTTGGCGGGAATCATTTTCGCGTAGTTCGGGGAAATGACCTTCTTCAGACTGGCTTTGAGCACGTCCAGCGGCACGACGCCGGTCAGTTGAACGTACGCACCGATGGCCACCATGTTGGCCATCTTGGTATTGCCGAGACCATCCGCGATCTCGTTGGCCGGTACGCCCACGGCCCGGACCCGCGCCGTGTCGGCAAGCCCCATGTCCACCAGGGAGGAGTTGACCACAACGATGCCTTTGTCCTGGACCCGGGGCTGAAACTTGTCCAGCGACGGGCGGTTCATGGCGATCAACGACTTGGGCCGATGAATGATCGGCGAGCCGATGTCCTCCTTGGAGACGACCACGGTGCAGTTCGCCGTGCCGCCGCGCATTTCCGGTCCATAGACCGGCAGGTAGGTCACGTTGAGCCCGTCTTCCATGGCCGCGTAGGCCAGAAGCGTTCCGATCAACATGACCCCTTGACCGCCGAATCCGGCCACGATGACGTCTTGATATCCGCTCATCCTTCCACCTCCGTACCTTCAGCGGTTTGCTCCCACATGAGATCCTTGTACGTTCCCAAAGGGAAGTAGGGGATGAGTTCCTCGGCAATGCGCTTGTTGGCCTGCACCGGGGTCATTTTCCAGTTGGTGGGGCAGGTGGCCAGGATTTCCACGAACCCCAGGCCAAGGTTGTTCTGGGGCGCTTCAAAAGCCTTGCGCACGGCCTTTTTTGCCGCCCGAACGTTTTTGACCGAGTCCACGGCCACCCGAGCCGCGTAGGCGGTCCCGCCTAAAGAAGCGATGATTTCGGTCATCTTGATCGGCTCGCCCTCGTTGTCCGCGCACCGTCCGCCGGGACAGGTGGTGGTCCGTTGGCCGACCATGGTTGTGGGGGCCATCTGGCCTCCGGTCATGCCGTATACCGTATTGTTCACGAAGATGATGGTCACCCGTTCTCCGCGGTTGGCGCAGTGCATGGTTTCGGCCATGCCGATGGAGGCAAGGTCCCCGTCGCCCTGATAGGTGAACACCGCCGCCTCGGGTCGGGCGCGCTTGACGCCGGTGGCCACGGCCGGGGCGCGTCCATGGGGCGCTTCTACACAGTCCACTTTCAGGTAGTTGTAGATGAACACCGAACATCCGATGGAGCCGATGCAGATGGCTTTTTCGGACAGCGCCAGCTCGTCCAGGCACTCCGCGACCAGGCGTTGGGCCACGCCGTGTTGACAGCCCGGACAGTAGTGGGTCGGAACGTCCGCCAGTACGCCGGGCAAGGTGAAGGCCGCCTTACCGTTTTTCATGAGTTCACCCCCAATGCCGCAAGGATGGGTTGTTCAAAGTCTTCCGGGGTCGGCAGATTGCCGGGCATATGGCCGTAAAAATCCGAATCCGCGTGCTTTCTGACGGCCAGACGGACATCGTCCACCATTTGCCCCAAATTGTGTTCGATGGTCAGGAACCGCTTGCCCACTGCGGCCAGCTTGTCCAATTCCCGGCTGGGAAATGGAAACAAGGTGATGGGTCGATGCAGGCCGACTTTTTTGCCGGACGCCCGCAATTTGCGGATAGTGCTTTTGGCAATGCGACCGATGGAGCCGAAGGCGACCACGATCAACTCTGCGTCGTCCACGAGGAAGTTTTCGAAAAGTACGTCTTTTTCCATGGAGGCGTACTTGTCTCGCAGGTGCAGGTTATGTCCGGCCAATGCACCGTCGGTCAGGTGCAACGACTTCAGCAGTCGAGGGTCGCGTTGCCCCTTGCCAGTCAGGTTCCACCCCAGATCCGGGCTCTTGTTTCCCGTATCTTTGGGGTTACCCAGCGTAACGGGCTCCATCATTTGACCGATGATGGCGTCGCCGAGAAGCATCACGGGATTGCGGTAGGTAAAGGCCAAATCAAAGGCCTTGCCGATCAGATCGTAAGCCTCCTGCACCGTGCCGGGCGCCAGGACGAGCTGTCGGTAGTCCCCGTGCCCACCGCCTTTGACGGCTTGATAATAATCGCCCTGGGACGGACCTATATCGCCCAATCCAGGTCCGCCGCGGCTGATGTTCACGATCACGGCGGGCAGCTCCGTGCCGCCCATGTAGGAGATGGCCTCCTGCTTCAGCGAGATTCCGGGGCTCGACGACGAGGTCATGGCCCTCACCCCGCAGGCCGCCGCGCCCAAGAGCATATTGGCCGCGGCCACTTCGCTTTCCGCCTGCACGAACACGCGCCCGAGGTTGGGCATGACCTTGGACATGTATTCCGGGATATCGTTCTGCGGCGTGATGGGATAGCCGAAAAAACACTGACATCCGGCATCCACGGCGCCGCGACAAATGGCCTCGTTGCCTTTGATCAAGACTCGTTCACCCGGCGTGGACATCTGCAGTCTCTCCTTTCTTTGCTTTTGCCGGTTTGCGCCATACGGATACGGCATAGTCCGGACAGATCAGCGCACACGCCGCGCAGCTCGTACACTCTTCCACCACCTCGTCGCGCACCTCCACGACCTTGTAACCGGACGTGTTGAATCGCGAGGACATGGTGATGATTTCCTTGGGACAAACCGTCATGCACAGAGCGCAGCCCTTGCACCGGTCTTCCCGAAACTCAACTGGTCGCATCATTTTTCCTCCAGGTCGGACCTCTGAACATATTCCGTCGGTAGAGACGGCTTTCCAGCATTTACGCGAACCGAAGCGGATTGAAAAGTCGCCTTGAAAACTTTCTTCACCGCATTTTCGGCTTGCGGTCCAATTTTCGTCGTTTTCGACAAAGTCGCCGTCCGCGAAACATCATGGACGAATGAACATCGCGTCACCGTATGAAAAAAAACGAAACCCTTCGGCTACGGCCCTTCGGTAGGCGGCCAAAATTCGTTCTCGACCGGCAAAGGCGCTGACCAATACCAGTAAACTGGATTTCGGAAGATGGAAGTTGGTGATCAACCCGTCCACAACCTGAAACGTGAACCCCGGGCAGATGTACGTGTCCAACCAACCCTCAAACGGTTCCACCCCGCCCTGGATGGCGGCGACGCCCTCCAGGGTGCGCATGCTCGTGGTTCCCACGGCGACGACCGCCCGGCCTTCCTGTTTAGCCCGACGGACCGCCTCCGCGACGCCTTGGGTGATTTTCACGTATTCGCCGTGCATCCGGTGGTCACGGATATCGTCGCAGCGGATCGGGCTGAACGTGCCGTATCCGACATAGAGCGTCACTTCGGCCCACTCATGCCCGGCCTGGATCAGCTTGTCGCGCAACAACGGAGTGAAGTGCAGCCCGGCCGTCGGAGCCGCGATGGAACCGGCTTCCTGTTCGTCGGCGTAGACGGTTTGGTATCGCTCCAGGTCTCGTTGGTCCGATGGGCGGCGAATGTAGGGGGGGAGAGGGATTTCTCCGGAAGTTCGGAGAATTTTTTCCAGGACCAGCTCGGACGGCCAGCTCAATTCGACTTTGGTTTGCCCGAATTCACCTTTTTCCAATACTCTTGCCTGAATTTCGCTGAATTGAAACACTTTGCCGACCTTGGCTTTTTTAGCCGGGCGAAGCAGCACGTCGCTCGCCACCATGGATTTCCGTCTCTCGGTCCGTTGGGCGCGTCGCAAAAGATTGAGCGGCGTCAGGAGGAGCATTTCCATGCCGCCTCCATGTTCCCCCACTGTTCGAAGCCGTCCCGGTACTACGCGGGAATTATTGACCACGATCAGTGAACGTCGCGGAAGGTGGTCCAGGATATCTTCGAATACACCCACCTCCGGAGAGTCATCGCCCTTTCCCGTGATCAAAAGACGCGATCCATCGCGGGTTTGTGGCGGATTTTGGGCGATCAACGTCTCCGGTAGGTGGTAGTCGTATGCATCGAGGCAAAACCTCGATGGGATGTCTTTGGATTTCAGTTCATGAGTCATTAGCTCTTGAGTCCCAGGTTTACTTGGTCTACGATGAAAAACAAAAGAGAATCAGCTATTGAAGCGCAAGAAGCGCTCCCCGCGCACCGAGCACATTTCAAATAATGTAGGCTTTTGGGGGAGTCGCTATTTTCGGAAAACTAACTTCTTTTGTCGTCGATCCATTCTTTGCTTTAGGCACGTCAACCTCACTCGATCAACACTTTTAAGGAGATCACAATGAACACCGCCACCCGCATACTACTTGCTTGTCTCTTGCTCTTTGTCGCTTCCTGCGCTTCCAAGCAGCACGGTGGGAACGGCGATCCCACTGATCCAACCGTCACTCCGTCCGGTCCGGCAAATTATTATTATGATTTCGATGACATCCTCGTACCTCGGGACATGAAGCTGGTCCCGCGTTCTTCTTTCGTCCTGGAAACCCCGGGAGTAAAGGCCGGGATGCTCGTTTTCAAGGGGCGTATCGATCCGGTTTCCCTGACGACCTTTTTTACCAACAACATGCTCAAGGACGGATGGCACATGAGCAGTGCGTTCCGATATCAACGAACCATCATGGTTTTCACCAAGCCGGATCGGGACTGCATAATCAACATTCATGACGGACGCTTTTCCACGCAGATGGAAATATGGATCGCCCCCAAAGCGCCTTCCAGCGCACCCGCGTCGACTTTACGCCAGGAACGCACGCTGATCCAATGACCCATCCCCACACCGATTTCATCGGCTTTTCTGGAAAACGCCTGCAACTGGGCGTCACCGGTAGCGTCTCCGCTTTTCGAGCCGTGGACGTCATGCGTCGCCTTCAGCGCGCCGATATCCAGGTCGGGGTTACTTTAACCGCTGCGGCCCAGGAGTTCGTCAGGCCCTTGCAGTTTCGGTCCTTGACTTCGGGACCGGTCTATGAAGGACTTTTTGATTCGAATCAAGCCGAGTACGCCCACCTTGAGCCGGCTCAGAATGCCCATCTGTTTCTCATCGCACCATCCACGGCTAATACCTTGGCAAAACATACGGGCGGGATCGGAGACGATCTGCTCAGCTCGCAACTGTTCTCCTTCAAAGGCCCCATCATTCACGCTCCGGCTATGAATCCTCGGATTTGGACTTCCCTGGCCGTTCAGAGCAATGTATCCAAGCTGAAGGAACGGGGGATCGGAATTGTTCCTCCGGATACGGGGTTGATGGCGTGCGGTGAAACCGGGGAAGGGCGTTTGGCCGAAGTTGA contains:
- a CDS encoding TrmH family RNA methyltransferase; translated protein: MSHDIDEDQGCWTVGRKPVQEVLFSKPEQVDVVYIQDGVRSYALERIVDVCKSQKVRYRKVTDAEMRRIHPGNHQGVLARIFQPGFTNMAAVLERAATAPLPLVLALDQVQDPGNLGTLARSMVALGGAGIILPKNRTAFPGAVAAKASAGALNRLPIAQVTNLARSLEYCMDQGCTVYGTVVGGDAENLFSFTPTFPAVLVLGNEDKGIRPNVLKRCDHKLFIPMPGEMQSLNVAQAGAMALVMFARANMPS
- a CDS encoding lytic transglycosylase domain-containing protein, which codes for MNIRLSFLVLMTLLLLSACAAHQKPSSHTALPDGGKDARIAAEGQPGASILLDGEEHLSLLDPPLDAYGRIDVDTDSPLTDAEKKALESPLEFEFVLDIQETREVERFFRYFTHEGRERFEMWLKRSEQFLPEVRDIFAEYGLPHDLIYLPFLESGYNPMAYSRAGAGGMWQFMPRTGQSFGMTFDWWLDQRRDPRMSTHGAAAYLSRLYDMFGDWNLALAAYNAGEGRISRAMQRSGTDNYFDLAAINNLLALETRHYVPKFMAILKIIQNLEELGFDPIDWGNTPKLAEIEIKGGTDLVALANSCGMDWDAFRQLNPAFRRQVSPPGMNLTIFVPEDKQATVQAYLKKPAAAPFSGFQRYQVRRGDSWYALSSRFDTPINVLKRINNRTSNTLRIGESVMVPASPAAVAAAQQTGGASATQQRASQRANHVVQSGDTLWSLSRRHGVTVQTLAQANGITTGSTLRVGQRLYIPQIDRSGTRTASSTTNVVQYRVRSGDTLWRIAQRYGVTTNNLVAWNKLPSNGLIRPGDNLKIYVTQ
- the aroE gene encoding shikimate dehydrogenase; the protein is MIAIKPIFIPERLYGIIGHPLGHSLSPLLHNWGFQHYNLGAVYCRWPMPTDRLPEFVAALRSLPIHGASVTIPHKRAIMPYLDGLTADAMRAGAVNTLFWRDGELWGDNTDVQGFLEPLTAMRSRIRTALILGVGGVSRAAVWGLKRIGVKRVTVCGRSPEKTKALAREAGCEGLPWEERGQWSADLLVNATPLGMSGKFEEMSPWPGKMSNIRIAYDLIYNPRETCFLRQAKESGIPFLGGLEMFIAQAQGQFRLWTKKELPNEPVRELLSSALGEVG
- a CDS encoding 2-oxoacid:acceptor oxidoreductase family protein: MSGYQDVIVAGFGGQGVMLIGTLLAYAAMEDGLNVTYLPVYGPEMRGGTANCTVVVSKEDIGSPIIHRPKSLIAMNRPSLDKFQPRVQDKGIVVVNSSLVDMGLADTARVRAVGVPANEIADGLGNTKMANMVAIGAYVQLTGVVPLDVLKASLKKVISPNYAKMIPANEQAIQAGADAVKG
- a CDS encoding thiamine pyrophosphate-dependent enzyme translates to MKNGKAAFTLPGVLADVPTHYCPGCQHGVAQRLVAECLDELALSEKAICIGSIGCSVFIYNYLKVDCVEAPHGRAPAVATGVKRARPEAAVFTYQGDGDLASIGMAETMHCANRGERVTIIFVNNTVYGMTGGQMAPTTMVGQRTTTCPGGRCADNEGEPIKMTEIIASLGGTAYAARVAVDSVKNVRAAKKAVRKAFEAPQNNLGLGFVEILATCPTNWKMTPVQANKRIAEELIPYFPLGTYKDLMWEQTAEGTEVEG
- a CDS encoding 3-methyl-2-oxobutanoate dehydrogenase subunit VorB, coding for MSTPGERVLIKGNEAICRGAVDAGCQCFFGYPITPQNDIPEYMSKVMPNLGRVFVQAESEVAAANMLLGAAACGVRAMTSSSSPGISLKQEAISYMGGTELPAVIVNISRGGPGLGDIGPSQGDYYQAVKGGGHGDYRQLVLAPGTVQEAYDLIGKAFDLAFTYRNPVMLLGDAIIGQMMEPVTLGNPKDTGNKSPDLGWNLTGKGQRDPRLLKSLHLTDGALAGHNLHLRDKYASMEKDVLFENFLVDDAELIVVAFGSIGRIAKSTIRKLRASGKKVGLHRPITLFPFPSRELDKLAAVGKRFLTIEHNLGQMVDDVRLAVRKHADSDFYGHMPGNLPTPEDFEQPILAALGVNS
- a CDS encoding 4Fe-4S dicluster domain-containing protein yields the protein MMRPVEFREDRCKGCALCMTVCPKEIITMSSRFNTSGYKVVEVRDEVVEECTSCAACALICPDYAVSVWRKPAKAKKGETADVHAG
- the queA gene encoding tRNA preQ1(34) S-adenosylmethionine ribosyltransferase-isomerase QueA, producing MKSKDIPSRFCLDAYDYHLPETLIAQNPPQTRDGSRLLITGKGDDSPEVGVFEDILDHLPRRSLIVVNNSRVVPGRLRTVGEHGGGMEMLLLTPLNLLRRAQRTERRKSMVASDVLLRPAKKAKVGKVFQFSEIQARVLEKGEFGQTKVELSWPSELVLEKILRTSGEIPLPPYIRRPSDQRDLERYQTVYADEQEAGSIAAPTAGLHFTPLLRDKLIQAGHEWAEVTLYVGYGTFSPIRCDDIRDHRMHGEYVKITQGVAEAVRRAKQEGRAVVAVGTTSMRTLEGVAAIQGGVEPFEGWLDTYICPGFTFQVVDGLITNFHLPKSSLLVLVSAFAGRERILAAYRRAVAEGFRFFSYGDAMFIRP